Proteins from one Setaria italica strain Yugu1 chromosome V, Setaria_italica_v2.0, whole genome shotgun sequence genomic window:
- the LOC101773118 gene encoding magnesium-protoporphyrin IX monomethyl ester [oxidative] cyclase, chloroplastic codes for MASAAMELSLLNPAAMHHHRGVSAKTSAGLPLARRSVVRFRVSASAATPAAPPKASGPKKRGKTEIQETLLTPRFYTTDFDEMERLFNAEINKQLNQAEFDALLQEFKTDYNQTHFVRNPEFKAAADKMDGPLRQIFVEFLERSCTAEFSGFLLYKELGRRLKKTNPVVAEIFSLMSRDEARHAGFLNKGLSDFNLALDLGFLTKARKYTFFKPKFIFYATYLSEKIGYWRYITIFRHLKANPEYQVYPIFKYFENWCQDENRHGDFFSALLKAQPQFLNDWKAKLWSRFFCLSVYVTMYLNDCQRTAFYEGIGLDTKEFDMHVIIETNRTTARIFPAVLDVENPEFKRKLDRMVEINQKIIAIGESDEMPLVKNLKRIPLVAALVSEIIAAYLMPPIESGSVDFAEFEPQLVY; via the exons ATGGCCTCCGCTGCCATGGAGCTCTCCCTCCTCAACCCCGCCGCAATGCACCACCACCGCGGGGTGTCCGCCAAGACCTCCGCGGGCCTGCccctcgcccgccgctccgTGGTCCGGTTCCGCgtgtccgcctccgccgcgacccccgccgcgccgcccaaggcctcGGGCCCCAAGAAGCGGGGCAAGACGGAGATCCAGGAGACGCTGCTCACGCCGCGGTTCTACACCACCGACTTCGACGAGATGGAGCGCCTCTTCAACGCCGAGATCAACAAGCAGCTCAACCAGGCGGAGTTCGACGCGCTGCTGCAGGAGTTCAAGACGGACTACAACCAGACCCACTTCGTGCGCAACCCCGAGTTCAAGGCCGCCGCAGACAAGATGGACGGCCCGCTCCGCCAGATCTTCGTCGAGTTCCTCGAGCGCTCCTGCACCGCCGAGTTCTCGGGGTTCCTCCTCTACAAGGAGCTCGGCCGCAGGCTCAAG AAAACCAACCCGGTGGTGGCCGAGATCTTCTCGCTCATGTCCAGGGACGAAGCGCGCCATGCTGG GTTCTTGAACAAGGGTCTATCTGACTTCAACTTGGCACTGGACCTGGGGTTCCTGACCAAGGCTAGGAAATACACCTTCTTCAAGCCCAAGTTCATCTTCTACGCCACCTACCTGTCCGAGAAGATTGGGTACTGGAGGTACATCACCATCTTCAGGCACCTCAAGGCGAACCCAGAGTACCAGGTGTACCCCATCTTCAAGTACTTCGAGAACTGGTGCCAGGATGAGAACAGGCACGGTGACTTCTTCTCTGCCCTGCTAAAGGCTCAGCCGCAGTTCCTCAATGACTGGAAGGCCAAGCTCTGGTCACGGTTCTTCTGCCTCTCG GTGTATGTGACCATGTACCTAAATGACTGCCAACGCACTGCATTCTATGAGGGAATTGGTTTGGACACCAAGGAATTTGACATGCATGTGATCATTGAG ACCAACCGCACAACAGCAAGGATCTTCCCTGCTGTTCTGGACGTCGAGAACCCTGAATTCAAGAGGAAGCTTGACAGGATGGTTGAGATCAACCAGAAGATCATTGCTATCGGAGAATCTGATGAAATGCCCCTAGTGAAGAACCTGAAGAGGATTCCTCTTGTTGCTGCGCTGGTGTCTGAGATCATTGCTGCCTACCTCATGCCCCCCATTGAGTCAGGCTCAGTCGATTTTGCTGAATTTGAGCCCCAGCTTGTTTACTGA
- the LOC101773527 gene encoding COP9 signalosome complex subunit 2, which yields MGSDADMEDYGFEYSDEEPEEQDVDIENQYYNSKGMVETDPEGALAGFDQVVKMEPEKAEWGFKALKQTVKLYYKLVKYKEMMDAYREMLTYIKSAVTRNYSEKCINNIMDFVSGSASQNFSLLQEFYQTTLKALEEAKNERLWFKTNLKLCKIWFDMGEYGRMSKILKELHKSCQKEDGSDDQKKGTQLLEVYAIEIQMYTETKNNKKLKELYQRALSIKSAIPHPRIMGIIRECGGKMHMAERQWAEAATDFFEAFKNYDEAGNPRRIQCLKYLVLANMLMESEVNPFDGQEAKPYKNDPEILAMTNLIAAYQKNDIMEFEKILKSNRRTIMDDPFIRNYIEDLLKNIRTQVLLKLIKPYTRIRIPFISQELNVPEKDVEQLLVSLILDNRIQGHIDQVNKLLERGDRSKGMRKYNAIDKWNTQLKTIYQTVSNRVG from the exons atgggctCCG ATGCGGACATGGAGGACTACGGGTTCGAGTACTCGGACGAGGAGCCGGAGGAGCAGGACGTCGACATCGAGAACCAGTACTACAACTCCAAAG GTATGGTTGAGACAGACCCAGAGGGTGCACTTGCTGGTTTTGATCAAGTAGTCAAAATGGAGCCAGAAAAGGCTGAATG GGGATTTAAGGCTCTCAAACAAACTGTCAAGCTTTACTATAAGCTGGTGAAATACAAAGAAATGATGGATGCCTACAGGGAGATGTTAACATACATAAAATCTGCTGTGACCCGAAACTACAGTGAGAAATGTATAAACAACATAATGGATTTTGTTTCTGGGTCAGCTAGTCAGAACTTTTCTCTTTTGCAAGAGTTCTACCAGACAACACTGAAAGCGCTTGAAGAAGCAAAAAATGAG AGATTATGGTTCAAGACAAATCTGAAGCTTTGCAAAATTTGGTTTGATATGGGGGAGTACGGTCGCATGAGCAAG ATACTGAAGGAGTTGCATAAATCTTGTCAAAAGGAAGACGGTTCTGATGATCAAAAGAAAGGCACACAGCTTTTGGAAGTCTATGCTATCGAAATCCAAATGTACACTGAAACAAAGAATAATAAAAAGCTTAAG GAATTGTATCAGAGGGCTCTTTCCATCAAATCAGCGATACCTCATCCAAGAATCATGGGTATAATTCGTGAATGTGGTGGGAAGATGCACATGGCTGAGAGGCAGTGGGCAGAAGCTGCGACTGATTTCTTTGAAGCTTTTAAGAACTACGATGAAGCAGGCAATCCACGGAGAATTCAATGCCTCAA ATATCTTGTCCTTGCCAATATGTTGATGGAATCTGAAGTGAATCCCTTTGATGGACAAGAGGCCAAGCC GTATAAAAATGATCCCGAGATCCTTGCAATGACAAACTTGATTGCAGCGTACCAGAAGAATGACATCATGGAATTTGAAAAGATCCTAAAG AGTAATAGAAGAACAATAATGGATGATCCTTTTATCCGTAACTATATTGAGGACCTATTGAAGAACATCAGAACTCAAGTCTTACTCAAGCTTATTAAGCCATATACGCGGATCAGGATACCGTTCATTTCACAG GAACTCAATGTCCCCGAGAAGGATGTCGAGCAGCTCTTGGTATCTCTCATTTTGGACAACCGTATCCAGGGCCACATAGATCAGGTGAACAAGCTGCTAGAACGTGGAGACAG
- the LOC101772299 gene encoding probable protein S-acyltransferase 4 yields MAMGEPEPDRRRLYQVWKGSNKFLCGGRLIFGPDAGSLFLSTVMIASPLVGLCFQCVTKLNSNSSEKQALGMPVLVATILLGLADLAFLFLTSSRDPGIVPRNARPPERGGDDPPADADDVATPSTEWVMSAANPHLRLPRTRDVAVAGGHVVRVKYCDTCLLYRPPRASHCSICNNCVQKFDHHCPWVGQCIGLRNYRFFFLFISTSTFLCLYVFVLSWLNIAAQRGSHGGSLLKSMTGEPLSLVLIVYTFVSAWFVGGLTVFHVYLMSKNQTTYENFRYRYDKKENPYDRGVAANISEVFCAGMPPSMNKFRAWVELPEPPPPEAFDGGPLSSRSKIDLVGPNENKIDLEMGQHKGAGGVPAILHGLQYAEMERDGVSVHVKDRQSAEAPDPFTIPEAAPRHDGEAE; encoded by the exons ATGGCGATGGGGGAGCCAGAGCCGGACCGGAGGAGGCTGTACCAGGTGTGGAAAGGAAGCAAT AAATTCCTCTGCGGCGGGCGGCTTATCTTCGGCCCGGACGCGGGGTCCCTGTTCCTATCCACCGTAATGATCGCGAGCCCTCTGGTCGGCCTGTGCTTCCAGTGCGTCACCAAGCTCAACTCCAACAGCTCGGAGAAGCAGGCTCTTGGCATGCCTGTCCTCGTCGCCACCATCCTTCTTGGCCTAGCG GATCTGGCGTTCCTGTTCCTGACGTCGAGCCGGGACCCCGGGATCGTGCCGAGGAACGCGCGCCcgccggagcgcggcggcgacgatccccccgccgacgccgacgacgtcgCCACGCCGTCCACCGAGTGGGTGATGAGCGCGGCGAACCCGCACCTCCGGCTGCCTCGCACGAGGGATGTTGCCGTCGCCGGCGGGCACGTCGTCCGGGTCAAGTACTGCGACACGTGCCTGCTGTACCGGCCGCCCCGGGCGTCGCACTGCTCCATCTGCAACAACTGCGTCCAGAAGTTCGATCACCACTGCCCATGGGTCGGCCAGTGCATCGGCCTG CGCAACTACcggttcttcttcctcttcatctcgACGTCCACGTTCCTGTGCCTCTACGTCTTCGTGCTGTCATGGCTGAACATCGCCGCTCAGAGGGGGAGCCACGGTGGGTCGCTGCTCAAGTCCATGACCGGTGAACCGCTGTCCCTCGTGCTCATCGTCTACACCTTCGTCTCGGCGTGGTTCGTCGGCGGCCTCACCGTGTTCCACGTCTACCTCATGAGCAAAAACCAG ACGACGTACGAGAACTTCAGGTACCGGTACGACAAGAAGGAGAACCCGTACGACCGGGGCGTGGCGGCCAACATCTCCGAGGTGTTCTGCGCCGGGATGCCGCCGTCGATGAACAAGTTCCGGGCATGGGTGGAgctgccggagccgccgccaccggaggcgTTCGACGGCGGGCCGCTCTCTTCGAGGAGCAAGATCGACCTCGTTGGACCGAACGAGAATAAGATCGACCTGGAAATGGGGCAGCAcaagggcgccggcggcgttccGGCGATCCTGCACGGGCTGCAATACGCGGAGATGGAGAGGGACGGTGTCAGCGTGCACGTCAAGGATCGGCAGTCTGCGGAGGCGCCGGACCCGTTCACGAtcccggaggcggcgccgcgacACGACGGCGAAGCTGAGTGA